A region of the Fibrobacter sp. UBA4297 genome:
CAATCGCAATAACCTTGTTCGGGTCAATCCGAACAAATTCACCACCCACGCGGTCACCGGCACTGTAAATTGCAAGCGGCTTTGCATGCGGCGGGAGCTCCGGGAGGGCGTTATCGTGCATGCCAATACAACTATCACCCAAGCGTGTATTCAGTTCCAAAATAATCTTCGGCGCCATTTCCAAATAGCAAACGGAATTACCGCCCGATGTCGAAAGGCAAACGCGGCCATCCGGCAAAATTGCAGAAACTTCAATAATCGCAACCGTCGGCGCGGGGACAGCACCCGTACGCACAAGGTAACCCATCTTGCCCAGGTGAGCGTCAATGTAACGGATACTGCCGTCATTAATCGCCTTGCGCAAACTCGGATTGGACTGGTATGGCATGCGGAGCGACAATGCCTTTGCACGGGCTAGAGCCCCATCACAACTATCGCCCGTCGAGGCGCCTGCAAACAACGTTACCTTAAATTCCTGACCCGCTTCGTGCAATTTTTCAGCACGCGCAGCAATCGCCAAGGGAACCGCTTTGGGGTATCCTGCTAAAGTAAATCCGGAAACCCCGAGAACATCGCCATTACGAATCATATCTGCAGCGCTGGCAGCACTGCATTTCTTAGTTGTAATCCAGGTCATGGCGCAAAAATAGTATTTTTACCGCCGTGAAACATTTTATCAAATACAACGCTATCGGTGTAATGAACACCGCCATTACATTCTTTACAGTCTGGCTTTTGCACGAAGTCTTAGATTGGGACGTGGTTCTTTCAAACTTTTTGGGATTTGTCGCCGGTGGGCTCAATAGCTACATCATGAACCGCATTTGGAATTTCAAGAGTACAAACAAGAAACGCGCCGAAGTCATAAGATTCATCGTCGTATTCCTCTGCTCGTATCTCGTGAACTTGGCGGTCCTCAAAGGGAGCATCTACGTGCTCGAAAACGCGACTTGGTGCGCAAGCTTCACGGAATTCATCTCCCACTTCATGAAGCCAACAACATTTGCAAGCTTTGTTGCAAACGTCGTCTACGTGCTCGTAAGCTTTACGCTCTATAAGAAATGGGTGTTTAAGACAAATGCGTAGGCCGAGAGTCGCGGCCAAGTTTACTTGGACATGACCGAGGCCAGCATTTGGTACTTAAGCGAAGCGAAAGTGCCAGTAGGCTAACGCCTAAATACCTTTTTAAAATGAAAAAAGTACGTCATGCGGGCGGGGCCCCAGCTCGGAGTTGACGCCTACGGCGTCAGCGGCTTCACTCGGTTATGCCGGTCTGCAAGCAGCCCGTCGCAACACTCGTTTTGCACGCTACTGCGAAGGAATAGCCTTGGCCGACGCTTTATTCTCTCGCTGCCATACGACAACAATATCATTAATTAAAACACCCCACATTTACTTAT
Encoded here:
- a CDS encoding GtrA family protein yields the protein MKHFIKYNAIGVMNTAITFFTVWLLHEVLDWDVVLSNFLGFVAGGLNSYIMNRIWNFKSTNKKRAEVIRFIVVFLCSYLVNLAVLKGSIYVLENATWCASFTEFISHFMKPTTFASFVANVVYVLVSFTLYKKWVFKTNA